The following nucleotide sequence is from Acinetobacter equi.
ATCTAAACCTTTTGTGGTGAAGTCTTTACGATCGGGGAAGTGACCTAATGGTAAGCTTTGTAAATATTCTTGAGATGGTGAAATTAATAATGTACGTGCTTGATTCATTGGATTTGCACGACGATTTTTTAACATTTTATCAAACCAACCAGGGGTAATATGGTCTGTAAAATGTGGATATAGCACAATGCCTTTGCTTTCAAAGGGCAGGTCAATATGATAGTCAATGAGCCCACCATCACGATAACTGCCTTTCGGTGCATCGGGAATATCTGTTACCGCAGACATCGCTACAGGAATAGAAGCAGAAGCCATTAACCAAGGCATCACATTTTTTTCAGTGAGTGATTGATAGAGGGTTGTGAACTCATCATTCACTTTGAATTGTTGTTCAATATTGGGTTGGCTAATAACACGTTGCATAAATAAACGATTATGTTTGCGTGCAAGAGCATTACTTCCGACTATGCCCATGACAGATGCAAGAAGGGGAAGTGTTTTATCACTTTGAAAAATATGATTGGCTTTAATAGATAGAATCGTTAAGTGATAATCTGGATGATTAATTAATTGTTGTTCTTTGCCTTTAACTAAGTTTTCTAGCATGTTACGGCATACATCACCAACATCATGGCGCGTCATCTTTTTATGAAATGAAAGATTTGTATATAAATCAGCAAGTCTTTCTGTTCCTTCTTTTGCTCCCCAAGCTAGGATACTTGCAAAACGCCAACTCCCAATTGAAGAACCAATTAATGTACGACGTTGCTTTGCTTGAGAAAAAAAATCGCCAAAAATTGCTTGATCTAATCCCTGAATTCCAAGTCCTTTAGGTCCACCTGCTGCACCTGGTACAATATCAACTTGAGCTGCATTTAATCCTTCTTTTTGAATAAGTTTTTTAGCAATGTACCCAGCTTTAATATTTAATGATGGCGGATGCTTTTTAAGAATGTGGGTCATAATATTTTTAGACAGCGATTGATAAAAACATAGTTGAATTTTAAATAAATATTAAAAAGCAACAATGGCGATAAACCTCATCGTATGACTTTGCAGTCACTTTATAATGCATTGTTGCTAAAATAAAAAAGCTAGTCATGGACTAGCTTTTCAAAATGTGATGATAATTATTTGGATATACGCCAAATTGACAAAATACTTGCAATAACCAACATAATGATTGAAATATACCAAGGTGCAATCACTGCAATTGCTAAGAAAATGGCAATAAAGCTACCAAAAATCCAACTTCGCTTATGCTGAACTTCCATTTGTAGTCGCATACTTTGCAATTCATTAATTTGTTTTGCATGCCATGCAGATTGATTCTTTAAGCCATTTAAGCTGTCAATCAATAGGCTTGGGAAATCTTGTGCGCCAAGAAGTAAATCAGGAATTTTTTGTCCTAATTCTTTAATATTTTTTTGAGGATTCATTTGCGCTTTAATCCAATCCGTTAAGATTGGTTTTGCAAGACTCCAAATATCTAGATTAGGATATAAATCTGTGCCTAAACCTTCTACGTGAACCAATGTTTTTAGTAAAAGCATGAGTTGCGGTGGAATTTCCAAATGGAAGCGACGTGCAATATCCATCACTTCAAGTAAAATACCTGCAAAATCCAACTCATTCATTGGTTTTGACACCATTGGACCTACAGTTCTACGCATTTCACGTGCAAGCGCATCTTGATCTGTACCCGGTGGAATCCAACCCGCCTGATGCACAATTTGAATGAGTTGCATAAAGTCACTATTCATTACAGCTAGCAACATTCGTGCAACGGTCATTTGATCGTGCTTAGACAGTTCTCCCATAATTGCACAATCAAGTGCAATAAAACGTGGATTACTTGGATTAATCGTTTCGACAAAAACATTTCCTGGATGCATATCTGCATGGAAAAAGTTGTCACGGAATACTTGAGTAAAGAAAATAGTTAAGCCTTTACGCGCAAGATCAGCACGATCCATTCCTAAACGATCAAAGGTTTCTATATCTGAAATTGGAACACCAGTAATACGTTCAGCGACCATAACATCTTTACTGTCCATATAGACTTCAGGCACATACATCATGCTTGAACCAGTAAAGTAGTGACGCATACGACGGGTGTTGTCTGCTTCTAAAGTTAAATCAAGTTCTTTTAAAATGATTTGACGATAGTCTTGAATAATTTCAGATAAATGTAAGGCACGTGCTGCTTCTAGACGTTTTTCTAGCGTGTGACCTAGCCATTCTAAAATTTCAAAATCTTGTAAAATTTGTGCACGAATATTTGGACGTGTCACTTTTACCACAACTTCTCGACCATCGTGTAGGGCTGCAGTATGTACTTGCGCAATAGATGCAGCAGCAAGGGGTTGTTCATCAAAACGTGAAAATAATGTTGAAATATCTGCTTTTAAAGATTGTTGAATTCTTGTTTTAGCAACATCAGAACCAAAAGGTTTTACACGGTCTTGAAGTAAAACCAATTGTTGTAAAACTTCAGGTGGAATTAAATCACGACGAGTTGAAAGTAATTGTCCTAATTTAATAGCTAAAGGCCCCATATCTTCAAGGGCTTGTTTTAGCTTCAGAGGATTTTTCCTTTCTTTGCTAGACCATGCAGCAGGATGCATACGAATAATGCTAAGTGCATGGCGAGCTTTTTCAGGTAATTCTTCAGCAGGAAACAACGTGTCGAGTCTATAGTGCGCAGCAATACGCCAAAGTTCGAGTAAACGTGAAACATGCGGAATCATATAGTCAATTACCTAAATTGTGAGTAGTGTTTTAAAGAGATTCAATCAGGTCTTTGAGTTGCTGAATTTTAGCTTCAGCACGATCTAAGTTTTGATTAAAAATACGTATATCTTGGTTTAAGTCGTCCATTTGCCAACGTGGGGCAAATACACCTAAATCTTCTTTTAAAGTATCTTCTGCAAAAAAGAACTGGCTTTGTAAAGTACGTTTTAAATGTTTTGGTGCAAGTTGAATTTTACCAATTTCATGAGCAAGTGCAGATCCAATCCAAGGAGATAAATGTGCTGCAAGATCAGGTTCAGCTTGATTCATAATACGCTGAATATCTTGCAAGAGATGATAATCGCCTTGTAGTGGAATATTTCCAACTTCTTCTGCAAATAATAATTTGATCAGTTCTATAATATTTTGCACATGCAAAGTAGCAGTGGCTTCTTGAACTGTATCATCTGCTTGTTCATAAGGTCGTTGTTCAAAAATAGACGTACTTTCAGATTGTCCTGTTGCTGTGGGTTCGAGACGAATTTTTTGATCATCAAAAAAAACATCAACAGAAAGCTGAGGAGAATCTAAAACAACACGAAGAAGTTTACCTTGTAAACCATTGAGTTGGACACGAGTAATCGCATCCAAATCAATAATATGGTTCATTAATCGTTCAGCTACACCAAGTGCAAGAATCGACCACATGATATAAAACCTTTAAAGTTTGAAACCACGGTGAACTGCAACAATACCACCTGTTAAGTTATGGTAATCACAGTTTTTGAAACCTGCATTTTCCATCATACCTTTTAAAGTACGTTGATCTGGATGCATACGAATAGATTCAGCTAAATATTTATAACTTTCTGAGTCATTCGCAACAAGTTTCCCCATAATTGGTAATGCTGTGAATGAATAAAGATCATAAAGTTTAGAGAATGGTTCAAATACAGGTTTAGAGAATTCTAAAATAAGTAGACGACCGCCTGGTTTAAGCACACGATACATTGATTCAAGTGCTGCATCTTTATCGGTTACGTTACGTAGACCAAAGCTAATGGTTAATAGATCAAAGCTATTGTCAGCAAATGGTTCTAATGTTTCAGCATTAGCTAAAACAAAATCTACATTGGTACAACCTGCATCAATTAAACGATCACGACCTACATTAAGCATTGATTCGTTAATATCAGAAAGTACGACATGACCCGTTGGACCAACTTCACGACTAAATACTTTGGCTAAATCACCAGTACCACCGGCGATGTCTAGAACATGCTGTCCACGACGAACACCAGACATATTAATAGCAAAGCGTTTCCATAAGCGGTGGATACCAAATGACATTAAGTCATTCATGATGTCGTATTTGCTTGCTACAGAATGGAAAACTTCAGCAACTTTTTGTGCTTTTTCTTCACTATTTACGGTTTGATAACCGAAGTGTGTTGTTGAACCAACATTTCCTGTATTCGCACCACGTGGCAGATTATATTTTGGTACAGAACCTGTCACAGGTGTGTCAGTGATACGTTGCCCAAGAGACTGTTGTTGCCCTTGAGGAGCACCTTGTGGAAGAGGTTCAGTTAAGAATGGACTCACGTTGTCTGAGTTTTGTGCCGACGCTGCAGGGGTTGGCGTTTGATTTTCATTCGACATTGGAGTCACTCCTAACAAAAAAATCGGTTTAATCTTGTAGTGCATGCATGATGACAGATTATTTGTCGTTGTACAGCAGTCATCATGCAATTGTTAAGCATAATATACAGGAAAGTACATTTAATTTTCTGCTAATTAAAATTTAGTGAAATAAAATTAGCGGAATGGGTTTGTATCACCAGAATGCACTTTGTCTATAATTTGACGTTCTAAAGCAGTAAATTCATTGACAAATTTTTCAGCAGATTTTAGTGGTTTTATGGCTAAAAAACCTTCTTGCATGAAGTCATACATCACTTCAAAATGATGTTTTATTGCGACATTTTTACACATTTTAAAAGCCGCTTGAATCATGAAAGAACGCATGTATTTATCAAGATAAACTCCAAGCTCATCTAACATATTTAGCTGTTTTTGACGATTATCACCTTGTTGAAGCTTAAGATAGGTTTGACGCATCATTTCATCAGTAATCGCTTCATGAGGATGATAATCTGCCAATAATTGTTCAGCAACTTGTTCATCTAATTCAACAGCAAATATTGCTAAAGAAACACCTAAAGCCCCAGTTTTGATCGCATTATCCGGTATAAAGTTTTCTGCTTTATGGGCATATTTGGTTAGGCGAGAAATTTGTTCAGCAAGTGCATCAAAATCTGGACCACCATATAGGCGGTTCATGAAAAAATCAGCCATAAGAATATTTTTTTTATCTAAAAATTGTTCTGCATGGGTATATTCCATGCGCTTTTTTTTCCAAGCCTGAACATCTTGTAAACGTTGAAAAAGTGTTGAATTTTTATGATATTTTAATCGATAGTAACGTTCTAATAGTTCATCTAATACAGCAAGTTTAGACATAAAGACTCTGAAGGAATGAATAGATGTAGTAAGTGTAAAAGGAGTTATTCCATGTGACTATGACATTTTTATTAAAATGATTATCATAATGGTTTAAAAAGCTGTAAAAATATACAAACAATTGAATCAGAACAACTTAAGGATATAGAAATATATCAATTGAATATTGAATAGATTCTTTAGAACAAATTAGAGGGATGTATGGTTTTAGCTAAAAATGATTTTAAAATGATGGAAGAGGAAGAACTCTCTGTCGCATTGATTCAAGCACAATATGATCTTTTACAATCCAAAGGAAAAAAAAACGCAAAAAGTTTAGTGATTTTGGTGAGTGGAATTGAACTTGCTGGAAAGGGTGAGGCTGTTAAGCAATTACGAGAGTGGGTCGATCCTCGTTATTTACGAGTAAAAGCAGATGCTCCTAATATTGTGAATGACCGTAATGTGTTTTGGCAGCCATATGCAAAGTCAATTCCTGCTGAAGGTCAAATTGTCGTGATGTTTGGAAATTGGTATAGCGACTTATTATCAACAGCCATGCATGTGTCTTCACCTTTAGATGAGACACTATTTGATGAATATGTAGAAAGTATGCGTACTTTTGAACAGGATTTAAAAAACAACCATGTTGATGTTATTAAAGTTTGGTTTGATTTATCTTGGAATTCATTACAAAAGCGTTTAGATCATATGGATCCAAGTGAGGTGCGGTGGCATAAATTGCATGGTTTAGATTGGCGCAATAAAAGACAATATGATAATTTGCAAAAACTAAGACAGCGTTTCACACATGATTGGCACATTATTGATTGTGAAAATGAAGCAGAGCGTGATCAACAATTTGCACAATATATTTTACGTGCAATGAAGCATTGCCCTGAACATTTAACCAAAGCAAAAGGAAAGTGGAAGCAGGCAAAAGTTCCAGAAGAAATTTTGAATCCATCAACTCATGTCATAGAAAAGTCTGAATATAAAAAAGAACTTAAAATCTTAACAAAAAAGGTTGCTGAAGCCCTTCGTTATGATCGACGTAATGTTGTGATCTTGTTTGAAGGGATGGATGCTGCTGGAAAAGGTGGTGCAATTAAAAGGATTGTGAAAAAGCTTGATCCACGTGAATATGAAATTTATACCATTGCCGCACCTGAACAATATGAGCTTGCACGACCTTATTTATGGAGATTTTGGGCAAAACTACAGCCTGATGAAAAAATTAATATTTTTGATCGTAGTTGGTATGGTCGCGTATTGGTTGAGCGTATTGAGAGCTTTGCGAATGATGTTGAATGGCAACGTGCTTATGATGAAATAAATGCATTTGAAAAAAGTTTATATAATCATGAAACAGTTGTAATTAAATTTTGGTTAGCTATTTCGAAAAATGAGCAAGAAGAACGATTTAAAAAACGTGAAGAAACGCCTCATAAGCAATTTAAAATTACAGAAGATGATTGGAGAAATCGAAGCCATTGGGATGAGTATTTAAATGCTGCCGCAGATATGTTTGCGCGCACAAGTACAGAATATGCGCCTTGGAACATTATTTCGACCAATGATAAAAATACGGCACGCTTAGAAGTACTAAGAACAATTTTAAAGCAACTTAAGGTTGGTTAAGCAACCTTAAGTTTTGAAGATATAGAAAAATTATTCTATATCTTCAGCTATTTCTTTGATTTGCTTATGTTGAATACTTTTTGCAAGTTTATAGCAATCATTTACATGTGCTTCAGCAACTTTCTTCATCACAAAAAAGCCCAAGCCAGCTGCAATCATTTGCCCGCCAATAGGAATAAATTTTGTAACTTGTTTTGTAATATATTTTGCAGCAGCATTATTAATGGATTTTTTAACAGCTGTACGTGCAATAACGAGCCCAGAAAACTCAATACCACGTTTACGTAGTTCTTCCCAATGAATTTGTTTTGTTGCAGGATCATAAACGCGAATATGTTCTGGTGCTAGACCAAAACGAGCGCTAATCTCTGGAATAAGTTGTGAAAGAATTCCTACATCAATAACAACATCAAAAAAAGGAACAGGTACAACTGCCGCCCCAGCAGAAAAATATGCTCGTGTTTTTACCAATTTCAGACATTCATCACGTATTTCTTCCAAGTTTAACGTGGGATCAATCGATGTCGGAATATTGTCTATTTTCATAATATTATTACCATAATTGCTGATCTACGTTATGCTACTCAAAGTATCATTAGTCCAATTAAATCTAAGATTTTTATCTATGAGCATGACTGTAATGTGACATGGACAAGCGAAGAAGTATAGTCAATAATCTTAATGATTTGTATGTGTTGGTTTTAGGGAAAGGAAGGTTTAATGGGGATTCATGTTATTCAAAGTCAACGCATTGATGTGCTTTTGGAAGCAATGCTAAAGACCGTACAGAAACCTACAACGAATCCATTTGAAGTTTTAAAACCACAACATTTTATTGTACCGTCTCCTGCTGTTGAGGCTTGGCTTACACAGCGCCTTTCAGAAAAAAAGGGGATTAGTGCTAATGCCTTATTCCATCATCGTATTCGTGGCTTTCAATGGGCTGCTTATCAATGGGTCTTGGATGAGCATAAAGATAAAGTTCGTAAAGCAAACATTCCACGAATTATTGTGAAATGGCGAGTATTTCAAGCACTAAAAGAATATATTCATGAAGAAACTAATCATCTTGAACAAGATCATCCTTTATACCCAATTATTCAAAAAATTTATGACAACGCTGACCGTTTAGAACAAGGCATTGAGAAGCAACTCAAAAAGCAAAGTATGCTGTATTGGGTTGCAGAGCAAGTTTCAAAATTGTTTAGCAACTATATGGTATATAGAGGACATTGTCAGAAGGGATGTGAAGGTGTGTGTCATTGTCCAAGCAACTGGCTAGATTTATGGGGAAATAATCAAGCACTTGATATAGAAAATATGTTTTTTAAAACAAATGGAGATATTTCATCCTTTGTTTTACAGCAAGCATATGAATTAGAGGCTTGGCAAAGATGGTTATGGCAAGAAGGTTTTCATCAAGACTTTCAAGATATGGAAGAAATTGATGAGCTATTTTGGCAGGCTTTGGGGAATCCTGAAAACCCAACAGATGCAGTAAAAAAATTACCACAAAAACTGGTGGTATTTACGTTATTAGATTTACCTTCTAGTCAGCTTAATTTCTTAAGACGACTTGGACAATATATTGATATTTTTGTTTTACATTACAACCCATCACAAGAGTATTGGGCAGATAGTGTCGATCCAAAATGGAAAGTTCGTTATGACGTTCGTGTAAAAGAACGCTTTATTGAAAAAAATCCGAAAGCGACAGATGAAGAAATTCAAAAATTCTTTGAGAAATTTACTTTAAACTTTAATGCGGAAAAACGTGAATCGCGCCATCCACTTTTAACACGACTAGGAAAACAAGCACGAGATCATTTTTCTCTTTTATCTAGTTTATCTTCAGGTGAAGAAGGTGTTTGGGCAGATCTTTTTGTTAATGATTATGCCGATACTTTATTGGCTAAAGTACAGTCTGATATTTTATATTTGGTTGAGCCTGAAGCTCATGCTTATACTTTAAAACCTAATGACGATTCTATTCAAATACATGTTTGTCATTCATCACAAAGACAGTTAGAAGTACTTAAAGATCAACTTATTCATTGGTTATCTAAAAGTACAGCAGAAAATCCGCGTAAGCCAAGTGATATTTTAGTGTTAAGTCCAAATTTAAAGGGAATTGAATCACTTATTCGTAGTACTTTTGCACCGCCACCAAGTACGAGAAATTTAGCATCTTCTTATACGCTATCGGCACAACGTTTAAGTCAGGATACCGTTTATTTACCTATACAAATTGCAGGGGTTACTCAGCTTGATGCAAGTAATGCTTGGCGAGCGGTATTAGGTCGAATTCAACTTATACAAAGCCGATTTACACTAGAAGATTTCGCAGATTGGTTAAGTTTAAATGCAACACTGGTTCGTTATGATTTGGATATTCATTGTGTTGAACGAATGATTGCATTATTGACAGATGCTGGGTTCAAGCGTGGATTTGATGAGGAGCATTTAAAGCAAAGTTTAAGTGAAGGTGATGAAGATTTTAGATTCAGTTTTAAATTTGCTTTAGATCGTTTGGCTTTAGGAATTGCCATTCCTGAACATGCTTTATTTCACGATATTTTAAGTTATTCTCAGGTGAGTCCAGGTGATTTTGAATTAATTGCAAAACTAATTGAAATTTATCATGATTTTAATTATCGCCGTGATTGGATGATTGCATATGAATTAGAACGGAACATTCATGTTGAGCAATGGCTAAAATTGCTGATGAAGGATATTTTAGAATTTATAGATGCAGGGGTAGATGCACTCAGTTCGGTATTTAAAATTGTTAAAAAACAAGAAAGAATGCTGACATTGGCAAACTTTTATGATGAAGATAATCATCATGCTTTAGGTGAATTATCATTACCATTACCGTACTTAATTGAAGAGATAAATCATTTAATAGATGCACAATTAGAGCAAGCAGAACCCACAGGACAAATTACATTTAGTCAAATTGGTCAAATTAGACCATTACCTTATAAACTGATTGTCGTCTTGAATTTAGATGGTGGTAAATTCCCAAATAGGAATGTGAATTTACCTTTTGATCTTATGGATATTCTTAAGCCACAATTAGGAGATCGTTCTCGTTTAGAAGATGATCAAGGTGCATTTTTAGATGTACTTTTATTGGCACAAGAAA
It contains:
- the ubiE gene encoding bifunctional demethylmenaquinone methyltransferase/2-methoxy-6-polyprenyl-1,4-benzoquinol methylase UbiE — encoded protein: MSNENQTPTPAASAQNSDNVSPFLTEPLPQGAPQGQQQSLGQRITDTPVTGSVPKYNLPRGANTGNVGSTTHFGYQTVNSEEKAQKVAEVFHSVASKYDIMNDLMSFGIHRLWKRFAINMSGVRRGQHVLDIAGGTGDLAKVFSREVGPTGHVVLSDINESMLNVGRDRLIDAGCTNVDFVLANAETLEPFADNSFDLLTISFGLRNVTDKDAALESMYRVLKPGGRLLILEFSKPVFEPFSKLYDLYSFTALPIMGKLVANDSESYKYLAESIRMHPDQRTLKGMMENAGFKNCDYHNLTGGIVAVHRGFKL
- a CDS encoding patatin-like phospholipase family protein gives rise to the protein MTHILKKHPPSLNIKAGYIAKKLIQKEGLNAAQVDIVPGAAGGPKGLGIQGLDQAIFGDFFSQAKQRRTLIGSSIGSWRFASILAWGAKEGTERLADLYTNLSFHKKMTRHDVGDVCRNMLENLVKGKEQQLINHPDYHLTILSIKANHIFQSDKTLPLLASVMGIVGSNALARKHNRLFMQRVISQPNIEQQFKVNDEFTTLYQSLTEKNVMPWLMASASIPVAMSAVTDIPDAPKGSYRDGGLIDYHIDLPFESKGIVLYPHFTDHITPGWFDKMLKNRRANPMNQARTLLISPSQEYLQSLPLGHFPDRKDFTTKGLDQNERIKLWKQCIAESHRMGDEFLEMVEKQNFADVIKSF
- a CDS encoding phosphate--AMP phosphotransferase, which codes for MVLAKNDFKMMEEEELSVALIQAQYDLLQSKGKKNAKSLVILVSGIELAGKGEAVKQLREWVDPRYLRVKADAPNIVNDRNVFWQPYAKSIPAEGQIVVMFGNWYSDLLSTAMHVSSPLDETLFDEYVESMRTFEQDLKNNHVDVIKVWFDLSWNSLQKRLDHMDPSEVRWHKLHGLDWRNKRQYDNLQKLRQRFTHDWHIIDCENEAERDQQFAQYILRAMKHCPEHLTKAKGKWKQAKVPEEILNPSTHVIEKSEYKKELKILTKKVAEALRYDRRNVVILFEGMDAAGKGGAIKRIVKKLDPREYEIYTIAAPEQYELARPYLWRFWAKLQPDEKINIFDRSWYGRVLVERIESFANDVEWQRAYDEINAFEKSLYNHETVVIKFWLAISKNEQEERFKKREETPHKQFKITEDDWRNRSHWDEYLNAAADMFARTSTEYAPWNIISTNDKNTARLEVLRTILKQLKVG
- a CDS encoding FFLEELY motif protein, which codes for MSKLAVLDELLERYYRLKYHKNSTLFQRLQDVQAWKKKRMEYTHAEQFLDKKNILMADFFMNRLYGGPDFDALAEQISRLTKYAHKAENFIPDNAIKTGALGVSLAIFAVELDEQVAEQLLADYHPHEAITDEMMRQTYLKLQQGDNRQKQLNMLDELGVYLDKYMRSFMIQAAFKMCKNVAIKHHFEVMYDFMQEGFLAIKPLKSAEKFVNEFTALERQIIDKVHSGDTNPFR
- a CDS encoding exodeoxyribonuclease V subunit gamma → MGIHVIQSQRIDVLLEAMLKTVQKPTTNPFEVLKPQHFIVPSPAVEAWLTQRLSEKKGISANALFHHRIRGFQWAAYQWVLDEHKDKVRKANIPRIIVKWRVFQALKEYIHEETNHLEQDHPLYPIIQKIYDNADRLEQGIEKQLKKQSMLYWVAEQVSKLFSNYMVYRGHCQKGCEGVCHCPSNWLDLWGNNQALDIENMFFKTNGDISSFVLQQAYELEAWQRWLWQEGFHQDFQDMEEIDELFWQALGNPENPTDAVKKLPQKLVVFTLLDLPSSQLNFLRRLGQYIDIFVLHYNPSQEYWADSVDPKWKVRYDVRVKERFIEKNPKATDEEIQKFFEKFTLNFNAEKRESRHPLLTRLGKQARDHFSLLSSLSSGEEGVWADLFVNDYADTLLAKVQSDILYLVEPEAHAYTLKPNDDSIQIHVCHSSQRQLEVLKDQLIHWLSKSTAENPRKPSDILVLSPNLKGIESLIRSTFAPPPSTRNLASSYTLSAQRLSQDTVYLPIQIAGVTQLDASNAWRAVLGRIQLIQSRFTLEDFADWLSLNATLVRYDLDIHCVERMIALLTDAGFKRGFDEEHLKQSLSEGDEDFRFSFKFALDRLALGIAIPEHALFHDILSYSQVSPGDFELIAKLIEIYHDFNYRRDWMIAYELERNIHVEQWLKLLMKDILEFIDAGVDALSSVFKIVKKQERMLTLANFYDEDNHHALGELSLPLPYLIEEINHLIDAQLEQAEPTGQITFSQIGQIRPLPYKLIVVLNLDGGKFPNRNVNLPFDLMDILKPQLGDRSRLEDDQGAFLDVLLLAQENLWLFYNGFDINDGEVRDPSTVLQELVQHLELIVETSDKSEKALSEITSVNGLSIPKHLKSLYHIHRLQPFDPLGFEEQHEVRYRDQWFKVANQIRSVKEQREGWANTTYPLFDEDIQVLDSQQWINDVTFPARLYLKNLGIKNLSPSDVPTSFEPLLLDGLGRYALRDFLHQYQESANQELLMDRLPVGKIQESAWQMSLIEQEQLKHRLQKYASEETVTTHQVWRINADLHMNVVLPKHSATHWVSINASSARANRRAKVWLEYLLWLAYLNLAEGGADYQRIVVFSDQTILCEGVSSNQAKQWLQLWLDAWEFGKTQPLVLPAALILKVMEKGKELEWQSDANGNMVIQNMDDILKTWNENGQFSGFDVRSNESSKYHRDWQFILQEQDVQALLESACEQFSYNLYQPIFWHQKTLED
- a CDS encoding ABC1 kinase family protein; this encodes MIPHVSRLLELWRIAAHYRLDTLFPAEELPEKARHALSIIRMHPAAWSSKERKNPLKLKQALEDMGPLAIKLGQLLSTRRDLIPPEVLQQLVLLQDRVKPFGSDVAKTRIQQSLKADISTLFSRFDEQPLAAASIAQVHTAALHDGREVVVKVTRPNIRAQILQDFEILEWLGHTLEKRLEAARALHLSEIIQDYRQIILKELDLTLEADNTRRMRHYFTGSSMMYVPEVYMDSKDVMVAERITGVPISDIETFDRLGMDRADLARKGLTIFFTQVFRDNFFHADMHPGNVFVETINPSNPRFIALDCAIMGELSKHDQMTVARMLLAVMNSDFMQLIQIVHQAGWIPPGTDQDALAREMRRTVGPMVSKPMNELDFAGILLEVMDIARRFHLEIPPQLMLLLKTLVHVEGLGTDLYPNLDIWSLAKPILTDWIKAQMNPQKNIKELGQKIPDLLLGAQDFPSLLIDSLNGLKNQSAWHAKQINELQSMRLQMEVQHKRSWIFGSFIAIFLAIAVIAPWYISIIMLVIASILSIWRISK
- a CDS encoding ubiquinone biosynthesis accessory factor UbiJ; its protein translation is MWSILALGVAERLMNHIIDLDAITRVQLNGLQGKLLRVVLDSPQLSVDVFFDDQKIRLEPTATGQSESTSIFEQRPYEQADDTVQEATATLHVQNIIELIKLLFAEEVGNIPLQGDYHLLQDIQRIMNQAEPDLAAHLSPWIGSALAHEIGKIQLAPKHLKRTLQSQFFFAEDTLKEDLGVFAPRWQMDDLNQDIRIFNQNLDRAEAKIQQLKDLIESL